A genomic window from Syntrophales bacterium includes:
- a CDS encoding cobalamin-binding protein yields the protein MLLYNYRIKVFLMFLILLFSPGVYADEYIDETGRKVNIPPSPKRIVSLAPSITETLFALGLDEEIVGVTTFSDYPEAAKSKTRVGSYVSISLEKVVSLNPDLIIGTADGNKKETIEQLERIGFPVYMINPASLEEIFEMVLDIGRITGRDNVAKDLVRSLRERVSTVVSQTACLKKPRIFFQIGIDPIVTVGRDTLHNKLITLAGGINISGNETTRYPRYSIEEIIVRQPEIIVVSSMKRGENFELVRDKWKRWKNIPAVKNNRIYILNTDLTDHPSPRIVDGLEELAKIIHPGVPFKNN from the coding sequence ATGCTTTTGTACAATTACAGAATAAAAGTTTTTTTGATGTTTTTAATTCTTCTTTTCTCACCGGGAGTTTATGCCGATGAATACATTGATGAAACAGGAAGAAAAGTAAACATTCCTCCATCGCCAAAGCGTATAGTATCTCTTGCGCCCAGTATAACGGAGACCCTTTTCGCCCTCGGTCTGGATGAGGAGATTGTCGGGGTAACAACGTTCAGCGATTACCCTGAGGCGGCCAAGTCAAAAACACGCGTCGGTAGTTATGTCAGCATCTCTCTTGAAAAGGTTGTCTCTCTTAATCCGGATCTGATTATAGGCACTGCCGATGGAAACAAAAAGGAGACGATTGAACAACTGGAGAGAATCGGATTTCCTGTATATATGATCAATCCGGCGAGTCTTGAAGAGATATTCGAGATGGTGCTGGACATCGGCAGGATAACGGGGAGAGATAACGTGGCGAAAGACCTGGTTCGCAGCCTCCGCGAGAGGGTTAGTACCGTTGTTTCGCAAACCGCATGTTTGAAAAAACCGAGAATCTTTTTCCAGATAGGGATTGATCCTATTGTTACCGTCGGGAGAGATACACTTCACAATAAGCTGATAACGCTGGCAGGTGGAATAAATATCTCAGGAAATGAGACGACAAGATATCCCCGCTACAGTATAGAGGAAATCATAGTCAGGCAACCGGAGATTATCGTTGTATCATCAATGAAGAGAGGAGAGAATTTTGAGCTGGTCAGGGACAAGTGGAAAAGGTGGAAAAATATTCCGGCAGTCAAAAATAACAGGATTTATATCTTAAACACCGACCTGACAGATCATCCATCGCCCAGAATTGTGGACGGGCTGGAAGAATTGGCTAAAATTATACACCCTGGAGTCCCATTTAAAAATAATTAG
- a CDS encoding glycosyltransferase family 2 protein, whose translation MHYDTALRPYGSKRIEEIESADIMIGIPCYNNEKTVEHVIQMITHGLAKHYNDMRGVIFIADGGSTDDTREVAREFQIKPWQEKVVTIYRGPAGKGTALRSVFEAANRLKIKACAVVDSDLRSITPDWVKYLLDPVLERGYQFVAPVYVRHKYDGTITNNIVYNLTRALYGKRIRQPIGGDFALSGDVVKFYIEQDVWGTDVARFGIDIWMTTNVITHNFKICQSNLGVKIHDAKDPAQHLAPMFRQVMWTVFYLMEEYENYWKNVRGSESVETFGFEGDLEPESINVNIDGMIENFKIGFQQFSVLWKDIFSEQCFEHIRKASEQDSINFHLPTDVWVKILYELAATFHEWQINRHKLVDLMTPLYYCRVASFIRESRDMSSREAEALVEDQALKFEEQKDYLIHLWDGKSEKIAEAEPSIDNSSS comes from the coding sequence ATGCACTATGATACAGCTCTGAGGCCCTATGGTTCAAAGCGGATTGAAGAAATCGAATCTGCCGACATTATGATTGGCATACCCTGTTACAACAACGAGAAAACGGTCGAGCATGTGATCCAGATGATCACTCATGGCCTTGCCAAACATTATAATGATATGAGAGGCGTGATTTTCATCGCCGATGGTGGATCAACCGATGATACTCGTGAAGTAGCCAGGGAGTTTCAGATTAAACCATGGCAGGAAAAGGTTGTGACAATATACCGGGGACCTGCCGGTAAGGGCACGGCTCTGCGATCTGTCTTTGAAGCAGCCAATAGACTTAAGATTAAGGCATGTGCCGTTGTCGATTCAGACCTTCGCAGCATCACTCCGGACTGGGTAAAATATCTTCTCGATCCCGTACTGGAAAGGGGATATCAGTTCGTTGCGCCTGTTTATGTACGGCACAAATATGACGGTACCATAACCAACAATATTGTATATAATCTGACAAGGGCCCTTTACGGAAAGCGGATACGCCAGCCTATAGGTGGAGACTTCGCCCTTTCCGGGGATGTGGTCAAGTTCTATATTGAACAGGATGTCTGGGGAACGGATGTGGCTCGCTTCGGTATTGATATCTGGATGACCACGAATGTTATAACTCACAATTTTAAAATTTGCCAATCGAATCTCGGTGTTAAAATCCACGATGCGAAAGATCCTGCTCAGCATCTTGCCCCCATGTTCCGCCAGGTAATGTGGACTGTATTCTATCTCATGGAGGAATATGAAAACTACTGGAAAAATGTACGAGGAAGTGAATCCGTCGAAACGTTTGGTTTTGAGGGTGATTTGGAGCCGGAATCAATTAATGTCAACATCGATGGAATGATCGAGAACTTCAAGATCGGCTTCCAGCAGTTTTCTGTCCTGTGGAAGGATATCTTCAGTGAGCAATGCTTTGAACATATCAGGAAGGCTTCAGAACAGGACTCTATAAATTTTCACCTCCCCACCGATGTCTGGGTCAAAATCCTCTACGAACTTGCAGCCACTTTTCATGAATGGCAGATTAACCGACACAAACTTGTCGATCTGATGACTCCGCTATATTATTGTCGAGTGGCTTCTTTCATAAGAGAAAGCCGGGACATGTCATCTCGGGAAGCAGAGGCTCTTGTCGAAGATCAGGCTTTGAAGTTTGAAGAACAAAAGGATTACCTGATACACCTGTGGGATGGGAAATCAGAAAAAATTGCAGAGGCAGAACCGAGCATTGATAATTCCTCGTCGTAG